The Streptomyces sp. NBC_00510 genomic interval CCGCAGCCCGTGCAGCGTCCCCGCGGTGTGCGGCAGGTCGGGTGTGCGCTCGCCCTCCAGGTACGGCAGCAGCACCAGGCCGTACGAACCCGGGGTGGAGCGCATCGCCAGCTCCGACAGCCCGGCCAGGTCGGTGCCGAGGAGCTCGGCGGTGCCGCGCAGCACCCGTACCGCGTTGCGGGTGTGGACGACCGGCAGATGGCGGCCGGTCGCGTCGGCGAAGGAGGTGATCAGGCCGGTCGGGTCGCTCAGCGCGTGGTGATGCACCGCGAAGACCGTCCCCGCCGCGCCCAGCGACACCACCGCGTCCCCCGGGCCGACGCCCAGTCCGAGGGCGGCCGCCATGTTGTCCCCGGTACCGGCCGAGATCAGCAGCCCCTCCGGGGTCCGGCCGGCCGGCTCGGCGGGGGCCAGCACGTCGGGCAGCTGCACCGGATGGCCGAGCGCCAGCTCCACGATGTCCGTGCGCCACTGTCCGGTCGCCGCCGACCAGTAGCCCGTGCCCGAGGCGTCGCCCCGGTCCGTCGTGCGCCGCCGGGGGCGGCCCATGAGCTGCCACACCAGCCAGTCGTGCGGCAGCAGCACCTGCGCGGTGCGCTGCGCCGAGGCGGGTTCGTGCCGGGCCAGCCAGCGCAGCTTGGCCACCGGGTACGCGGCCTGCGGCACCGCCCCGACCGCCTCGGCCCAGGCGCCGGGACCGCCCAGCTCCTCGGTCAGGTCGGCGGCCTGGATCTGCGCCCGCTTGTCGTTCCAGAGCAGTGCGGGCCGTACGAGCGCCCCGCCGGCGTCCAGCGCCAGCATCCCGTGCTGCTGTCCGGAGACCCCGATGGCCTGTACGCCCTCGAGCATCCCGCCCTTGGCCGCCTCGCCCAGCGACAGCAGCCAGGCCTCGGGGTCGATCTCGGTCGGCGGCCCTGCGCCCTCGCCGCCCGGCAGGGGGTGCGGGGCGTGCGTCTGCCGGAGCACGGCTCCGCTGCCGGTGTCGCACACGACGACCGTCGTGCCGCTGCCCGAGCTGTCGATCCCCGCCACAATCCCCATGCGGGCATCATGCCGCACCCGGCGCGTACGGCGGAAAACCGGGCACCTTCACCCGCATCCGCCCGCGCCGGACCGGCGTCGTCAGGTGTTGCTGGTGCCCCAGTCGTCCTCGACCGCCGAGCCGTTGCCGCGCACGCGGCGCAGCCGCTCCGCGACCGCCGGCGGCAGCCGGTCCCCGACCTTGGCGGTCACCGCGTCCACGGCCTTCACGGCCGCCCCGCGGCCCGCCTGGCCCGCGGACTCCACGGTGTTCCGCACCGCCGGGTTCTGCGCGATGCGCTGGGCGCTCTTGCGCAGCTGCTCGTACCGGTCGCGGCCGGCCCGCGCCCCGAGCACGTACCCGACGGCGACCCCGCTGATGAACGTCAGCCGGTAGCGCATGGCTCCACCCTCTCCTCGTATCGGGGCTGTGCTTCGCGCCTACCCGTCGTGGCCTGCGGACAACCACGGAGATACCGGTTGGCGGAGCACCCCCCACCTTGCGCTAATGTATGTGTCGCAGCGAGCGCACGCCGTCCGGGATGCCGGAAACGGGTGCATTCGGTGCAAGCGGAGCGATCCCCTGTAGCTCAATTGGCAGAGCAGCCGGCTGTTAACCGGCAGGTTACTGGTTCGAGTCCAGTCGGGGGAGCTCGCGCTCCTCTATCCCCTGTAGCTCAATTGGCAGAGCAGCCGGCTGTTAACCGGCAGGTTACTGGTTCGAGTCCAGTCGGGGGAGCAGCGGTCAAGGACCCCCGCGGGGGTCCTTTTTCGTGTCCCCGGGAACCGATCATCCGGTGATCGCAGTCCACCAGGTGGTGCGTCTGTGACCCGCGAGGGCGACAGATCGTATGAGCAGCTATGCTGCGGCAGACGGCGTGCACAGGATGGTGACGGCACGCCGTACGGGGCGGTAGCTCAGCCGGTTAGAGCAGCGGACTCATAATCCGTCGGTCGTGGGTTCGAGTCCCACCCGCCCCACCAAGGGCCGCGGGCCCGCAGGTTCAGGACCTGCAGCGAGATAACGAACGAAGCCCCTCCGGGTCACCCGGAGGGGCTTCACTGATCGTTAGCCGGCCCGCTGCCGGCCCGAGTTGCCAGCGATCACGCCCGACGCGCTGTCACCCCGACAGCCTCATGCCGGACATGGGTGAGCCCCCACCGCCGGGGTGCGGTGGGGGCCTCGTCCTGCCCAAAGGCCGAGTCTTGTGGCCAGCGCCAGTCGTTGCCGCGTCCGCAGCACGGTCGCAGCCGGTGCTTTCTCGGGATGCCCACTCTCGCCGCGGCGATCGTCGGGATACTCGTTGGCTGACCACTTCGACCTGGGAGGCCCGGATGGCGGCAGCCGAGAACGACGACGGCTGCACGACGAATCCTCGGCGGACCAAGCTCATGCTCACCCAGGAAATGGACGACGTCACGGAAGCGATGAAGGGCGCCCGGATGTTCGGGGTCGGCATCCAGGTGCGCAACGTCGTGCGGCCCGGGGGCCGACCAGGCCACTACCAGGAGTGGTGGGAGATCGTCGTGTTCGACGACGTGCCGCTGAGCAGGGACGACGGGCTGCACGCGACGGAGTAGCGGCGAGCGCCGGCCTTCGTTATACGCCCGGAAAGGTGTATACATGAAGTAACCGAACAAATATCCCATACCGGTCGCATCGCTGCGCCTCTGAGGAGCCCACAATGCCCCACGGAGGCTTCGATGCTTCGGAATCCCCGCCCCGCCCCAACATGCTGCTGGCCCGTAGCTGCGATGTATGCCGCGGCTGGGGAACGGTCGTCACCGACCAGGGGCGCCATGAACTGTGCCCGGCCTGTCAAAGCCCGGCATGCCAGGTGGAGCGCGCGGTTTGACGACGCGGCCCACCCATTACGAGGCCCCCACCGTGGCAACTGCGGTGGGGGCTTCGGCCGTCGGCCTCCCGTGGTGCTTGCCGTCGGAGGCCGGCGGTGGTCTCAGGCTGCGCCAGCGCGTCGGGCGCGGATGCGGGCCAGGAGCGCGGCGCCGTTGGCGTCGGGGCGCTCGACGAGGTGGGCGTGCTCGGGGTGGGCGTACAGGATGACGCTGGGCCCGGATGCGCCGCCGGCCTCGCCGACCGGCACGCCCTTGTCCTCGATGAGCCCGCTGCAGTGGGAGCAGAGCTGGATCATCGCAAGCCCTCCCGGTGGCAGGAGCAGCCGCCGGGACGGGCCGCCGGTACGCCCATTCGCTGAGGCGCACCGTCGGCGGGGTGCAGGCGGGTGCGGGCTGCGGGTCCCGTCGTCACCCAGCCGCGTACGCTTCGCGGCACTCCCCGGCTGCCGTGACGTACGCGTCGCGGAAGTCGCTTTGGACATCAGGTGGCAAGTACTCGAACGGGACCTCGCCCTGCATGATCACCGCCATCGTGTGGGAAGCCCGCGCGAGCGGGGTCCATGACGTGTCGAGGTTTTCGGCGTGCGAAGCCTTGTTGGCGGTGGCGTTCGCCTCTGCCGCTGCCGTGTCCACGTGTACCGGCACAGTGGGGTCGGGGCCCGGAAGAGCGGCGTCCTGGCCGAAGCCCCATGATCGGCAGACGGACTGTGCTTCGGCCCGGGCTGTGGCTTTCTGCCTGGTAGCGCCGTTACTGCTCGATGTGCACCCGGCGAGGGTGAAGGCCGTCGTTGCGGCGGCACAGACGGCCAGTGCTGCACGCAGCCCTGATCGGCTGCGTGCGTGCGGTGCGAGGTCGGAGCTCTCATTGGCGGCCATTCCGGCCCTCCCCGTGTGAGTGGCCTGCGCATCCTACGCGTCCGCGAAGGCGCCGTGGACGGAACGGTGACGAGGGGCGACGGTACCTGCGCGGGGGCGTCAACTGCCGTGGTGCGCTGCCGCGTTCGCCGGGGAAGGGCCGCGCGGGAATCCGGCGCCGTCGGACGGCGTGTCACACCGTGGACAGGTCGATCGCCCGGTCGGCGTCCGCGGGGCGCAGGACACGGAGGATGCCCTCCAGGAGGTAGTAGTCGGCGTAGGGGACGGAGACCTCGACGCCGTCCTCGGCGGGGCGGTTGCGGGTGCAGCGGGCGACGACGGCCTGGGCGCGGGTGGAGCGGGTGGTCAGGCAGGTGCGGGACAGGGCGAGGAGCAGCTGCAGAGCGCTCTCGCGGTAGCGGGCCGTGCCGGTGGCCGCGGCGAGGTCGAGCAGGCCGCAGGCCATGACCGCGCCGGCCGAGGCGTCCTTGACGTCGTTCGGCTGCTGCGGGGCGAGGTAGTCCCAGACGGGCACGTGATCGGGCGTCAGCGCGCCGAGCGCGAAGTCCGCGAGCCTGCGGGCGGTGGCGAGGAACTCCGGGTGGCCGGTGCGGCGGAACATCGTGGTGAAGCCGTAGACGCCCCAGGCCTGGCCGCGGGACCAGCAGGAGGCGGGGCTGTAGCCCTGCACGGTGTTGGGCCCGACGGGGGCGCCGGTGGCCGGGTCGAAGTCGAAGACGTGCGGGGTGGAGCCGTCGGGTCGCAGGAAGTGGCGCTGGGTGGTCCGCGCGTGCGCGACGGCGATGTCGAGATAGGCCGGGTCCCCGGTCTGCCGGCCGGCGAAGGCCAAGAGGTCGAGGTTCATCATCGTGTCCATGATCACCCGGCCCGCGTTCTCGGCGCTGCCGAGCGCGCCCCAGGCCCGGATGAAGCGGCCTGCCGTGTTGTACCGCTTGATCAGGGAGGAAGCCGCCTGCAGGGCGCCGTCGCGCCACTTGGGGTCGCCGGTCAGGCGCCAGGCGGTCACCCAGGACGGGGAGAAGAGGAAACCGAGGTCGTGCGTGCCGGTGTCGGTGCGTCGGGGCGCCAGCCGTTCCGCGGCGGCGAGGGCCAGGGAGCGGAACTGCGCGT includes:
- a CDS encoding FGGY family carbohydrate kinase, encoding MGIVAGIDSSGSGTTVVVCDTGSGAVLRQTHAPHPLPGGEGAGPPTEIDPEAWLLSLGEAAKGGMLEGVQAIGVSGQQHGMLALDAGGALVRPALLWNDKRAQIQAADLTEELGGPGAWAEAVGAVPQAAYPVAKLRWLARHEPASAQRTAQVLLPHDWLVWQLMGRPRRRTTDRGDASGTGYWSAATGQWRTDIVELALGHPVQLPDVLAPAEPAGRTPEGLLISAGTGDNMAAALGLGVGPGDAVVSLGAAGTVFAVHHHALSDPTGLITSFADATGRHLPVVHTRNAVRVLRGTAELLGTDLAGLSELAMRSTPGSYGLVLLPYLEGERTPDLPHTAGTLHGLRRESMKPEHLARAAFEGMLCGLADALDVLRARGVEVRRIFLLGPAGDLPAVRSMAPALLGAQVVVPPPGEYAALGAARQAAWSLGVVNGTASPVQPPYWHPADYAVAEPGPDDGPIGHSVRQQYVAVREQTHPGAFPG
- a CDS encoding glycoside hydrolase family 88 protein — translated: MGISRRHLLTTAAGAAAATTALAPPAQATPPAHTAYADDPAATTRTLREAADYAVAKLRAVAPGVTSFPVITKFEKWTYSAGGDWVGGFWPGTLWMAWLHSGDAQFRSLALAAAERLAPRRTDTGTHDLGFLFSPSWVTAWRLTGDPKWRDGALQAASSLIKRYNTAGRFIRAWGALGSAENAGRVIMDTMMNLDLLAFAGRQTGDPAYLDIAVAHARTTQRHFLRPDGSTPHVFDFDPATGAPVGPNTVQGYSPASCWSRGQAWGVYGFTTMFRRTGHPEFLATARRLADFALGALTPDHVPVWDYLAPQQPNDVKDASAGAVMACGLLDLAAATGTARYRESALQLLLALSRTCLTTRSTRAQAVVARCTRNRPAEDGVEVSVPYADYYLLEGILRVLRPADADRAIDLSTV
- a CDS encoding YtxH domain-containing protein — protein: MRYRLTFISGVAVGYVLGARAGRDRYEQLRKSAQRIAQNPAVRNTVESAGQAGRGAAVKAVDAVTAKVGDRLPPAVAERLRRVRGNGSAVEDDWGTSNT